Proteins encoded together in one Acanthochromis polyacanthus isolate Apoly-LR-REF ecotype Palm Island chromosome 12, KAUST_Apoly_ChrSc, whole genome shotgun sequence window:
- the tax1bp1b gene encoding tax1-binding protein 1 homolog B isoform X4, whose product MALFLDGTLLGTNMDTSNFAHVIFQNVGKSYLPHAALECHYTLTQFIKPHPKDWVGIFKVGWSTARDYYTFLWSPLPENYVEGTGVNRTVVFQGYYVPNDDGEFYQFCYVTHKGEIRGASTPFQFRANSPSEEELLTVEDECNSDILVVTTKAGFLEQKVEEAQREKDELLKNISVLQQEKEQLEAEKENLQKECEQEKEICAQLRRENQEVQHSSQALLEEKEEVKRRLEEATARIIQLEEDLIGVTQKGLQKETELDSLKDRVKKLTAEKEALESHLKNEKDEKELYKIHLKNRELENTKLSAELQMLKSVDVNKENTIAQFKEEVGRLQACLNEKEKQYREILAKVSPLGDMKALKEQLRQKEEQLQANQQQSSLLAAELRDASSARDRTMSELYHMKLEADALRQAKADAQAQFVRLERLVEQMKADAKQEAAKAEEEAAADPAAVAELQREVEDLKLRLHMAAEHYKEKYKECQRLQKQVLKLSEQQGDLRRSSAQEAATVPASVSPDTSVPGSPGSADPMLEAIIQEKLKGISREASDRNDKYRKCKQMLMERQKSSSSGRKGDQGPSEKSSLENLQSSVPLFLQYPVPYAQDAPTPLLVSQSPSKLHFGNPYSISDSKDEADEEFSDDQPLRLPPVGPPSWDSNVVCIQPTRNRSGPEGHEESEEKQNNNGNANEQPAATETHSPFVNDGQTAFCFDPSMDMKRCPLCEVIFPPNYDQSKFEEHVESHWKICPMCSEQFPLDCDQKVFENHVLTHFDGHPLNFD is encoded by the exons TGCCCCATGCTGCACTGGAGTGTCACTATACCCTGACGCAGTTCATCAAACCACATCCAAAGGACTGGGTTGGCATATTCAAG GTTGGTTGGAGCACAGCGAGGGACTATTATACATTCTTGTGGTCGCCTCTGCCTGAGAACTATGTGGAGGGCACCGGAGTCAACAGAACAGTGGTCTTTCAGG GATATTATGTGCCCAATGACGACGGTGAGTTCTACCAGTTTTGCTATGTGACACACAAAGGGGAGATCCGGGGGGCCAGCACTCCATTCCAGTTTCGCGCTAACAGCCCCTCagaagaggagctgctgactGTGGAGGACGAATGCAACTCTGACATCCTGGTGGTCACCACCAAGGCTGGCTTCCTTGAG CAAAAGGTAGAAGAAgcccagagagagaaagacgagCTGCTTAAAAACATCTCCGTCCTGCAGCAGGAGAAGGAGCAGCTGGAAGCTGAGAAAGAAAACCTGCAGAAGGAGTGTGAGCAGGAGAAGGAGATCTGTGCTCAGCTGAGAAGAGAGAACCAA GAGGTGCAGCATTCTTCCCAGGCCCTGctagaggagaaagaggaagtgAAGAGGAGACTGGAGGAGGCCACAGCCAGAATTATCCAGTTGGAGGAGGATCTGATTGGAGTTACACAGAAGGGCCTTCAAAAGGAAACTGAGCTGGACAG TCTCAAGGACAGAGTGAAGAAGCTTACGGCAGAGAAGGAAGCTCTTGAATCTCATCTCAAGAATGAGAAAGATGAGAAGGAGCTCTACAAG ATTCACCTGAAGAACCGGGAGCTGGAGAACACTAAGTTGAGCGCGGAGCTGCAGATGCTGAAGTCTGTGGATGTaaacaaggaaaacacaattGCCCAGTTTAAGGAGGAGGTGGGACGCCTGCAAGCATGCCTGAACGAGAAGGAGAAGCAGTACAGAGAGATCCTGGCCAAAGTCTCCCCCTtg GGAGATATGAAAGCCCTGAAGGAGCAGCTACGGCAGAAGGAGGAGCAGCTCCAGGCCAACCAGCAGCAGTCCTCCTTGTTGGCGGCTGAGTTGCGGGACGCCTCAAGCGCACGCGACCGAACCATGTCCGAACTGTACCACATGAAGCTGGAGGCCGATGCCCTTCGCCAGGCCAAGGCTGACGCTCAGGCCCAGTTCGTCCGCCTGGAGCGCCTCGTAGAGCAGATGAAGGCAGACGCCAAGCAGGAAGCT GCCaaagcagaggaagaagctgctgcCGACCCAGCTGCTGTAGCAGAGCTCCAGAGAGAGGTGGAGGACCTAAAGCTGCGGCTGCACATGGCTGCAGAACACTACAAGGAGAAGTACAAGGAATGTCAGCGTCTGCAAAAACAAGTGCTTAAACTCTCTGAACAGCAAGGG GACCTGAGGAGAAGCTCAGCACAAGAGGCTGCAACAGTCCCTGCATCAGTGAGTCCAGATACGTCTGTGCCAG GAAGTCCCGGTTCTGCTGATCCCATGTTGGAAGCCATCATCCAGGAGAAGCTGAAAGGCATCAGCAGAGAGGCGTCCGACAGGAATGACAAGTACAGAAAATGCAAGCAGATGCTGATG GAGCGccagaagagcagcagcagcggcaggaAGGGAGATCAGGGGCCCAGTGAGAAAAGCAGTTTGGAGAACCTCCAGTCCAGTGTGCCTTTATTCCTGCAGTACCCGGTCCCTTACGCCCAGGATGCCCCCACCCCTCTGCTGGTTTCTCAGAGCCCCAGCAAGCTACATTTTGGGAACCCTTACTCCATCTCGGACTCAAAAG ATGAGGCAGACGAGGAGTTCTCAGATGACCAGCCACTGAGGCTGCCCCCCGTTGGGCCGCCCTCCTGGGACAGCAATGTGGTGTGTATCCAACCCACCCGCAACCGCAGTGGGCCAGAAGGCCACGAGGAGTCCGaggaaaagcaaaacaacaat GGTAACGCCAATGAACAGCCTGCAGCAACTGAAACTCATAGCCCATTTGTGAATGATGGACAAACTGCCTTCTGCTTTGATCCCAG CATGGACATGAAACGGTGTCCGCTCTGCGAGGTCATCTTCCCGCCCAACTACGACCAGAGCAAGTTCGAGGAGCACGTGGAGAGCCACTGGAAAATCTGCCCCATGTGCAGCGAGCAGTTCCCGCTCGACTGCGACCAGAAGGTGTTTGAGAATCACGTGCTCACTCACTTCGACGGCCACCCGCTCAACTTCGACTAG
- the tax1bp1b gene encoding tax1-binding protein 1 homolog B isoform X3 — MALFLDGTLLGTNMDTSNFAHVIFQNVGKSYLPHAALECHYTLTQFIKPHPKDWVGIFKVGWSTARDYYTFLWSPLPENYVEGTGVNRTVVFQGYYVPNDDGEFYQFCYVTHKGEIRGASTPFQFRANSPSEEELLTVEDECNSDILVVTTKAGFLEQKVEEAQREKDELLKNISVLQQEKEQLEAEKENLQKECEQEKEICAQLRRENQEVQHSSQALLEEKEEVKRRLEEATARIIQLEEDLIGVTQKGLQKETELDSLKDRVKKLTAEKEALESHLKNEKDEKELYKIHLKNRELENTKLSAELQMLKSVDVNKENTIAQFKEEVGRLQACLNEKEKQYREILAKVSPLGDMKALKEQLRQKEEQLQANQQQSSLLAAELRDASSARDRTMSELYHMKLEADALRQAKADAQAQFVRLERLVEQMKADAKQEAAKAEEEAAADPAAVAELQREVEDLKLRLHMAAEHYKEKYKECQRLQKQVLKLSEQQGDLRRSSAQEAATVPASVSPDTSVPGSPGSADPMLEAIIQEKLKGISREASDRNDKYRKCKQMLMSQVAEKGRELKELKDSFALVVKEKEKLEGERQKSSSSGRKGDQGPSEKSSLENLQSSVPLFLQYPVPYAQDAPTPLLVSQSPSKLHFGNPYSISDSKDEADEEFSDDQPLRLPPVGPPSWDSNVVCIQPTRNRSGPEGHEESEEKQNNNGNANEQPAATETHSPFVNDGQTAFCFDPSMDMKRCPLCEVIFPPNYDQSKFEEHVESHWKICPMCSEQFPLDCDQKVFENHVLTHFDGHPLNFD, encoded by the exons TGCCCCATGCTGCACTGGAGTGTCACTATACCCTGACGCAGTTCATCAAACCACATCCAAAGGACTGGGTTGGCATATTCAAG GTTGGTTGGAGCACAGCGAGGGACTATTATACATTCTTGTGGTCGCCTCTGCCTGAGAACTATGTGGAGGGCACCGGAGTCAACAGAACAGTGGTCTTTCAGG GATATTATGTGCCCAATGACGACGGTGAGTTCTACCAGTTTTGCTATGTGACACACAAAGGGGAGATCCGGGGGGCCAGCACTCCATTCCAGTTTCGCGCTAACAGCCCCTCagaagaggagctgctgactGTGGAGGACGAATGCAACTCTGACATCCTGGTGGTCACCACCAAGGCTGGCTTCCTTGAG CAAAAGGTAGAAGAAgcccagagagagaaagacgagCTGCTTAAAAACATCTCCGTCCTGCAGCAGGAGAAGGAGCAGCTGGAAGCTGAGAAAGAAAACCTGCAGAAGGAGTGTGAGCAGGAGAAGGAGATCTGTGCTCAGCTGAGAAGAGAGAACCAA GAGGTGCAGCATTCTTCCCAGGCCCTGctagaggagaaagaggaagtgAAGAGGAGACTGGAGGAGGCCACAGCCAGAATTATCCAGTTGGAGGAGGATCTGATTGGAGTTACACAGAAGGGCCTTCAAAAGGAAACTGAGCTGGACAG TCTCAAGGACAGAGTGAAGAAGCTTACGGCAGAGAAGGAAGCTCTTGAATCTCATCTCAAGAATGAGAAAGATGAGAAGGAGCTCTACAAG ATTCACCTGAAGAACCGGGAGCTGGAGAACACTAAGTTGAGCGCGGAGCTGCAGATGCTGAAGTCTGTGGATGTaaacaaggaaaacacaattGCCCAGTTTAAGGAGGAGGTGGGACGCCTGCAAGCATGCCTGAACGAGAAGGAGAAGCAGTACAGAGAGATCCTGGCCAAAGTCTCCCCCTtg GGAGATATGAAAGCCCTGAAGGAGCAGCTACGGCAGAAGGAGGAGCAGCTCCAGGCCAACCAGCAGCAGTCCTCCTTGTTGGCGGCTGAGTTGCGGGACGCCTCAAGCGCACGCGACCGAACCATGTCCGAACTGTACCACATGAAGCTGGAGGCCGATGCCCTTCGCCAGGCCAAGGCTGACGCTCAGGCCCAGTTCGTCCGCCTGGAGCGCCTCGTAGAGCAGATGAAGGCAGACGCCAAGCAGGAAGCT GCCaaagcagaggaagaagctgctgcCGACCCAGCTGCTGTAGCAGAGCTCCAGAGAGAGGTGGAGGACCTAAAGCTGCGGCTGCACATGGCTGCAGAACACTACAAGGAGAAGTACAAGGAATGTCAGCGTCTGCAAAAACAAGTGCTTAAACTCTCTGAACAGCAAGGG GACCTGAGGAGAAGCTCAGCACAAGAGGCTGCAACAGTCCCTGCATCAGTGAGTCCAGATACGTCTGTGCCAG GAAGTCCCGGTTCTGCTGATCCCATGTTGGAAGCCATCATCCAGGAGAAGCTGAAAGGCATCAGCAGAGAGGCGTCCGACAGGAATGACAAGTACAGAAAATGCAAGCAGATGCTGATG AGCCAGGTAGCTGAGAAAGGACGGGAACTGAAGGAACTGAAGGACTCATTTGCGCTTGTTGTGAAGGAGAAGGAAAAACTGGAGGGG GAGCGccagaagagcagcagcagcggcaggaAGGGAGATCAGGGGCCCAGTGAGAAAAGCAGTTTGGAGAACCTCCAGTCCAGTGTGCCTTTATTCCTGCAGTACCCGGTCCCTTACGCCCAGGATGCCCCCACCCCTCTGCTGGTTTCTCAGAGCCCCAGCAAGCTACATTTTGGGAACCCTTACTCCATCTCGGACTCAAAAG ATGAGGCAGACGAGGAGTTCTCAGATGACCAGCCACTGAGGCTGCCCCCCGTTGGGCCGCCCTCCTGGGACAGCAATGTGGTGTGTATCCAACCCACCCGCAACCGCAGTGGGCCAGAAGGCCACGAGGAGTCCGaggaaaagcaaaacaacaat GGTAACGCCAATGAACAGCCTGCAGCAACTGAAACTCATAGCCCATTTGTGAATGATGGACAAACTGCCTTCTGCTTTGATCCCAG CATGGACATGAAACGGTGTCCGCTCTGCGAGGTCATCTTCCCGCCCAACTACGACCAGAGCAAGTTCGAGGAGCACGTGGAGAGCCACTGGAAAATCTGCCCCATGTGCAGCGAGCAGTTCCCGCTCGACTGCGACCAGAAGGTGTTTGAGAATCACGTGCTCACTCACTTCGACGGCCACCCGCTCAACTTCGACTAG
- the tax1bp1b gene encoding tax1-binding protein 1 homolog B isoform X2 — MALFLDGTLLGTNMDTSNFAHVIFQNVGKSYLPHAALECHYTLTQFIKPHPKDWVGIFKVGWSTARDYYTFLWSPLPENYVEGTGVNRTVVFQGYYVPNDDGEFYQFCYVTHKGEIRGASTPFQFRANSPSEEELLTVEDECNSDILVVTTKAGFLEQKVEEAQREKDELLKNISVLQQEKEQLEAEKENLQKECEQEKEICAQLRRENQEVQHSSQALLEEKEEVKRRLEEATARIIQLEEDLIGVTQKGLQKETELDSLKDRVKKLTAEKEALESHLKNEKDEKELYKIHLKNRELENTKLSAELQMLKSVDVNKENTIAQFKEEVGRLQACLNEKEKQYREILAKVSPLGDMKALKEQLRQKEEQLQANQQQSSLLAAELRDASSARDRTMSELYHMKLEADALRQAKADAQAQFVRLERLVEQMKADAKQEAAKAEEEAAADPAAVAELQREVEDLKLRLHMAAEHYKEKYKECQRLQKQVLKLSEQQGDLRRSSAQEAATVPASVSPDTSVPGSPGSADPMLEAIIQEKLKGISREASDRNDKYRKCKQMLMEEKERSCMFADELAKMEVKFKEQLKTNENLKLQLAAEEDRYKERQKSSSSGRKGDQGPSEKSSLENLQSSVPLFLQYPVPYAQDAPTPLLVSQSPSKLHFGNPYSISDSKDEADEEFSDDQPLRLPPVGPPSWDSNVVCIQPTRNRSGPEGHEESEEKQNNNGNANEQPAATETHSPFVNDGQTAFCFDPSMDMKRCPLCEVIFPPNYDQSKFEEHVESHWKICPMCSEQFPLDCDQKVFENHVLTHFDGHPLNFD, encoded by the exons TGCCCCATGCTGCACTGGAGTGTCACTATACCCTGACGCAGTTCATCAAACCACATCCAAAGGACTGGGTTGGCATATTCAAG GTTGGTTGGAGCACAGCGAGGGACTATTATACATTCTTGTGGTCGCCTCTGCCTGAGAACTATGTGGAGGGCACCGGAGTCAACAGAACAGTGGTCTTTCAGG GATATTATGTGCCCAATGACGACGGTGAGTTCTACCAGTTTTGCTATGTGACACACAAAGGGGAGATCCGGGGGGCCAGCACTCCATTCCAGTTTCGCGCTAACAGCCCCTCagaagaggagctgctgactGTGGAGGACGAATGCAACTCTGACATCCTGGTGGTCACCACCAAGGCTGGCTTCCTTGAG CAAAAGGTAGAAGAAgcccagagagagaaagacgagCTGCTTAAAAACATCTCCGTCCTGCAGCAGGAGAAGGAGCAGCTGGAAGCTGAGAAAGAAAACCTGCAGAAGGAGTGTGAGCAGGAGAAGGAGATCTGTGCTCAGCTGAGAAGAGAGAACCAA GAGGTGCAGCATTCTTCCCAGGCCCTGctagaggagaaagaggaagtgAAGAGGAGACTGGAGGAGGCCACAGCCAGAATTATCCAGTTGGAGGAGGATCTGATTGGAGTTACACAGAAGGGCCTTCAAAAGGAAACTGAGCTGGACAG TCTCAAGGACAGAGTGAAGAAGCTTACGGCAGAGAAGGAAGCTCTTGAATCTCATCTCAAGAATGAGAAAGATGAGAAGGAGCTCTACAAG ATTCACCTGAAGAACCGGGAGCTGGAGAACACTAAGTTGAGCGCGGAGCTGCAGATGCTGAAGTCTGTGGATGTaaacaaggaaaacacaattGCCCAGTTTAAGGAGGAGGTGGGACGCCTGCAAGCATGCCTGAACGAGAAGGAGAAGCAGTACAGAGAGATCCTGGCCAAAGTCTCCCCCTtg GGAGATATGAAAGCCCTGAAGGAGCAGCTACGGCAGAAGGAGGAGCAGCTCCAGGCCAACCAGCAGCAGTCCTCCTTGTTGGCGGCTGAGTTGCGGGACGCCTCAAGCGCACGCGACCGAACCATGTCCGAACTGTACCACATGAAGCTGGAGGCCGATGCCCTTCGCCAGGCCAAGGCTGACGCTCAGGCCCAGTTCGTCCGCCTGGAGCGCCTCGTAGAGCAGATGAAGGCAGACGCCAAGCAGGAAGCT GCCaaagcagaggaagaagctgctgcCGACCCAGCTGCTGTAGCAGAGCTCCAGAGAGAGGTGGAGGACCTAAAGCTGCGGCTGCACATGGCTGCAGAACACTACAAGGAGAAGTACAAGGAATGTCAGCGTCTGCAAAAACAAGTGCTTAAACTCTCTGAACAGCAAGGG GACCTGAGGAGAAGCTCAGCACAAGAGGCTGCAACAGTCCCTGCATCAGTGAGTCCAGATACGTCTGTGCCAG GAAGTCCCGGTTCTGCTGATCCCATGTTGGAAGCCATCATCCAGGAGAAGCTGAAAGGCATCAGCAGAGAGGCGTCCGACAGGAATGACAAGTACAGAAAATGCAAGCAGATGCTGATG GAGGAGAAGGAGCGTAGCTGCATGTTTGCTGATGAACTGGCCAAGATGGAGGTGAAATTTAAGGAGCAGCTGAAGACTAACGAGAACCTGAAGCTGCAGCTTGCTGCAGAAGAAGATCGTTATAAG GAGCGccagaagagcagcagcagcggcaggaAGGGAGATCAGGGGCCCAGTGAGAAAAGCAGTTTGGAGAACCTCCAGTCCAGTGTGCCTTTATTCCTGCAGTACCCGGTCCCTTACGCCCAGGATGCCCCCACCCCTCTGCTGGTTTCTCAGAGCCCCAGCAAGCTACATTTTGGGAACCCTTACTCCATCTCGGACTCAAAAG ATGAGGCAGACGAGGAGTTCTCAGATGACCAGCCACTGAGGCTGCCCCCCGTTGGGCCGCCCTCCTGGGACAGCAATGTGGTGTGTATCCAACCCACCCGCAACCGCAGTGGGCCAGAAGGCCACGAGGAGTCCGaggaaaagcaaaacaacaat GGTAACGCCAATGAACAGCCTGCAGCAACTGAAACTCATAGCCCATTTGTGAATGATGGACAAACTGCCTTCTGCTTTGATCCCAG CATGGACATGAAACGGTGTCCGCTCTGCGAGGTCATCTTCCCGCCCAACTACGACCAGAGCAAGTTCGAGGAGCACGTGGAGAGCCACTGGAAAATCTGCCCCATGTGCAGCGAGCAGTTCCCGCTCGACTGCGACCAGAAGGTGTTTGAGAATCACGTGCTCACTCACTTCGACGGCCACCCGCTCAACTTCGACTAG
- the tax1bp1b gene encoding tax1-binding protein 1 homolog B isoform X1 codes for MALFLDGTLLGTNMDTSNFAHVIFQNVGKSYLPHAALECHYTLTQFIKPHPKDWVGIFKVGWSTARDYYTFLWSPLPENYVEGTGVNRTVVFQGYYVPNDDGEFYQFCYVTHKGEIRGASTPFQFRANSPSEEELLTVEDECNSDILVVTTKAGFLEQKVEEAQREKDELLKNISVLQQEKEQLEAEKENLQKECEQEKEICAQLRRENQEVQHSSQALLEEKEEVKRRLEEATARIIQLEEDLIGVTQKGLQKETELDSLKDRVKKLTAEKEALESHLKNEKDEKELYKIHLKNRELENTKLSAELQMLKSVDVNKENTIAQFKEEVGRLQACLNEKEKQYREILAKVSPLGDMKALKEQLRQKEEQLQANQQQSSLLAAELRDASSARDRTMSELYHMKLEADALRQAKADAQAQFVRLERLVEQMKADAKQEAAKAEEEAAADPAAVAELQREVEDLKLRLHMAAEHYKEKYKECQRLQKQVLKLSEQQGDLRRSSAQEAATVPASVSPDTSVPGSPGSADPMLEAIIQEKLKGISREASDRNDKYRKCKQMLMEEKERSCMFADELAKMEVKFKEQLKTNENLKLQLAAEEDRYKSQVAEKGRELKELKDSFALVVKEKEKLEGERQKSSSSGRKGDQGPSEKSSLENLQSSVPLFLQYPVPYAQDAPTPLLVSQSPSKLHFGNPYSISDSKDEADEEFSDDQPLRLPPVGPPSWDSNVVCIQPTRNRSGPEGHEESEEKQNNNGNANEQPAATETHSPFVNDGQTAFCFDPSMDMKRCPLCEVIFPPNYDQSKFEEHVESHWKICPMCSEQFPLDCDQKVFENHVLTHFDGHPLNFD; via the exons TGCCCCATGCTGCACTGGAGTGTCACTATACCCTGACGCAGTTCATCAAACCACATCCAAAGGACTGGGTTGGCATATTCAAG GTTGGTTGGAGCACAGCGAGGGACTATTATACATTCTTGTGGTCGCCTCTGCCTGAGAACTATGTGGAGGGCACCGGAGTCAACAGAACAGTGGTCTTTCAGG GATATTATGTGCCCAATGACGACGGTGAGTTCTACCAGTTTTGCTATGTGACACACAAAGGGGAGATCCGGGGGGCCAGCACTCCATTCCAGTTTCGCGCTAACAGCCCCTCagaagaggagctgctgactGTGGAGGACGAATGCAACTCTGACATCCTGGTGGTCACCACCAAGGCTGGCTTCCTTGAG CAAAAGGTAGAAGAAgcccagagagagaaagacgagCTGCTTAAAAACATCTCCGTCCTGCAGCAGGAGAAGGAGCAGCTGGAAGCTGAGAAAGAAAACCTGCAGAAGGAGTGTGAGCAGGAGAAGGAGATCTGTGCTCAGCTGAGAAGAGAGAACCAA GAGGTGCAGCATTCTTCCCAGGCCCTGctagaggagaaagaggaagtgAAGAGGAGACTGGAGGAGGCCACAGCCAGAATTATCCAGTTGGAGGAGGATCTGATTGGAGTTACACAGAAGGGCCTTCAAAAGGAAACTGAGCTGGACAG TCTCAAGGACAGAGTGAAGAAGCTTACGGCAGAGAAGGAAGCTCTTGAATCTCATCTCAAGAATGAGAAAGATGAGAAGGAGCTCTACAAG ATTCACCTGAAGAACCGGGAGCTGGAGAACACTAAGTTGAGCGCGGAGCTGCAGATGCTGAAGTCTGTGGATGTaaacaaggaaaacacaattGCCCAGTTTAAGGAGGAGGTGGGACGCCTGCAAGCATGCCTGAACGAGAAGGAGAAGCAGTACAGAGAGATCCTGGCCAAAGTCTCCCCCTtg GGAGATATGAAAGCCCTGAAGGAGCAGCTACGGCAGAAGGAGGAGCAGCTCCAGGCCAACCAGCAGCAGTCCTCCTTGTTGGCGGCTGAGTTGCGGGACGCCTCAAGCGCACGCGACCGAACCATGTCCGAACTGTACCACATGAAGCTGGAGGCCGATGCCCTTCGCCAGGCCAAGGCTGACGCTCAGGCCCAGTTCGTCCGCCTGGAGCGCCTCGTAGAGCAGATGAAGGCAGACGCCAAGCAGGAAGCT GCCaaagcagaggaagaagctgctgcCGACCCAGCTGCTGTAGCAGAGCTCCAGAGAGAGGTGGAGGACCTAAAGCTGCGGCTGCACATGGCTGCAGAACACTACAAGGAGAAGTACAAGGAATGTCAGCGTCTGCAAAAACAAGTGCTTAAACTCTCTGAACAGCAAGGG GACCTGAGGAGAAGCTCAGCACAAGAGGCTGCAACAGTCCCTGCATCAGTGAGTCCAGATACGTCTGTGCCAG GAAGTCCCGGTTCTGCTGATCCCATGTTGGAAGCCATCATCCAGGAGAAGCTGAAAGGCATCAGCAGAGAGGCGTCCGACAGGAATGACAAGTACAGAAAATGCAAGCAGATGCTGATG GAGGAGAAGGAGCGTAGCTGCATGTTTGCTGATGAACTGGCCAAGATGGAGGTGAAATTTAAGGAGCAGCTGAAGACTAACGAGAACCTGAAGCTGCAGCTTGCTGCAGAAGAAGATCGTTATAAG AGCCAGGTAGCTGAGAAAGGACGGGAACTGAAGGAACTGAAGGACTCATTTGCGCTTGTTGTGAAGGAGAAGGAAAAACTGGAGGGG GAGCGccagaagagcagcagcagcggcaggaAGGGAGATCAGGGGCCCAGTGAGAAAAGCAGTTTGGAGAACCTCCAGTCCAGTGTGCCTTTATTCCTGCAGTACCCGGTCCCTTACGCCCAGGATGCCCCCACCCCTCTGCTGGTTTCTCAGAGCCCCAGCAAGCTACATTTTGGGAACCCTTACTCCATCTCGGACTCAAAAG ATGAGGCAGACGAGGAGTTCTCAGATGACCAGCCACTGAGGCTGCCCCCCGTTGGGCCGCCCTCCTGGGACAGCAATGTGGTGTGTATCCAACCCACCCGCAACCGCAGTGGGCCAGAAGGCCACGAGGAGTCCGaggaaaagcaaaacaacaat GGTAACGCCAATGAACAGCCTGCAGCAACTGAAACTCATAGCCCATTTGTGAATGATGGACAAACTGCCTTCTGCTTTGATCCCAG CATGGACATGAAACGGTGTCCGCTCTGCGAGGTCATCTTCCCGCCCAACTACGACCAGAGCAAGTTCGAGGAGCACGTGGAGAGCCACTGGAAAATCTGCCCCATGTGCAGCGAGCAGTTCCCGCTCGACTGCGACCAGAAGGTGTTTGAGAATCACGTGCTCACTCACTTCGACGGCCACCCGCTCAACTTCGACTAG